Proteins from a genomic interval of Salvelinus alpinus chromosome 7, SLU_Salpinus.1, whole genome shotgun sequence:
- the LOC139581056 gene encoding disintegrin and metalloproteinase domain-containing protein 8-like isoform X2 gives MRYTLYIFLLCITYCVVLVKGARTLDHVERYDVVRPQRLTGQVKRSIFSNQVYPDGLQYVLTISGENHTIHLDKNRQLIGRHYTETNYSEDGKRVTTFPNYEDHCYYHGHIQGIEDSSVSVGICSGISGFVRAEQKVYLIEPLGDSADGEHALYRQEHLRANRASCGHSNDSTVYDHDQGPAPRLSGLFKSKGWKSKPITGPERFVEMYLVADYTESKIFGSETKARMLEIANHVDKLYRPLNIRVMLVGLEMWTTRDHIDVTASPENTLDRFLQWRQDDLLKRVKHDNAQFVTGKDFLGDTVGLANKLAMCTGSSGAVNQDHNRNPIGIASTIAHEMGHNLGMSHDTSGCTCGTSLYNDNCVMADRLRSVYPELFSGCSQEQLSDFLERANPSCLLDTPGFDRLYVGPACGNAFLDPGEECDCGTVEECKNPCCDPTTCRLTEGSSCDHGTCCENCQLKQATSLCRTASSDCDLAEYCTGTSEHCPEDTFKMNGKPCNYSQGYCYNGQCPTLQQHCKRLWGPAAQVGTDSCFNLNLGGIERAHCGRTKYGFARCTPQNIKCGTLFCSGGDEYPITGQKASYTMRGTCNIAVDQDKIRALDMVPTGTKCGMNDVCYDHKCQDVKVYGQTEDCSSKCHNNGICNNKGQCYCNPGWAPPYCDVKYSDVPQDQFGVVAGVSAAIAVLLLLTFLVAGLMCCKKDKRENYISKRKVHSTPGQLNPMFQERSGKGNPLSKPLQISQPTFMESSATQACTPLSVTVVPSRPPPQPPKSLPAVLPQSCIEPTKPLPPPKPLPTLRSTPKIKHVVPVPPVKATAPMVPSKYPQTSGGAFHKIALKPPPMPRR, from the exons ATGCGATACACTCTATATATATTCCTGTTATGCATCACCTATTGTG TTGTACTGGTCAAGGGCGCACGGACATTAGATCATGTGGAGCGCTACGATGTCGTCCGACCTCAGAGACTAACTGGTCAGGTCAAAAGAAGCATTTTCTCAAACCAG GTTTATCCTGATGGGCTACAATATGTATTAACCATTTCTGGAGAGAACCACACAATTCATCTTGACAAGAATAG GCAACTTATTGGGAGGCATTACACTGAAACGAACTATTCCGAAGATGGAAAGCGGGTGACAACATTTCCAAATTATGAG GACCACTGCTATTATCATGGTCATATTCAAGGCATTGAAGATTCATCCGTTAGTGTTGGAATCTGTTCTGGCATTAG TGGCTTTGTGAGGGCTGAGCAGAAGGTCTACTTGATTGAGCCTTTAGGAGACTCTGCCGATGGGGAGCATGCTCTGTACAGGCAGGAGCACCTCAGAGCCAACAGGGCCAGCTGTGGTCACTCCAACGACAGCACGGTCTATGACCATGACCAGGGCCCGGCCCCCAGACTCTCGGGCCTCTTCAAGTCCAAAGGCTGG AAAAGTAAACCCATCACTGGGCCTGAAAGATTTGTGGAGATGTATCTGGTGGCTGACTACACAGAG tCCAAAATATTTGGAAGCGAAACCAAAGCTCGGATGCTGGAAATTGCCAATCATGTTGATAAG TTGTATCGGCCATTGAACATCCGGGTCATGCTGGTGGGGTTGGAGATGTGGACTACCAGGGATCACATTGACGTCACAGCCAGTCCTGAGAACACCCTGGATAGGTTTCTCCAGTGGCGTCAAGACGACCTTCTAAAGAGGGtaaagcatgacaatgcccagtTTGTCAC TGGTAAAGATTTCTTGGGCGATACTGTCGGACTGGCAAATAAACTTGCCATGTGCACTGGAAGTTCAGGTGCAGTCAACCAGGACCACAATAGAAACCCAATTGGCATTGCCTCGACCATCGCTCATGAGATGGGCCACAACCTGGGCATGTCCCATGATACTTCAGGCTGCACCTGTGGGACATCGCTGTACAACGACAACTGTGTCATGGCAGATCGGCTCAG GTCAGTGTACCCAGAGCTGTTCAGTGGCTGCAGTCAGGAGCAGCTGAGTGACTTCCTGGAGAGAGCCAATCCCAGCTGTCTGCTGGACACACCCGGCTTTGACAGGCTGTATGTGGGGCCTGCCTGTGGCAATGCCTTCCTGGACCCtggagaggagtgtgactgtggaACTGTGGAG GAGTGTAAGAATCCCTGCTGTGACCCCACAACCTGTCGCCTCACTGAGGGGTCCAGCTGTGATCATGGAACATGCTGTGAAAACTGCCAA CTTAAACAGGCAACCAGTTTGTGTAGAACAGCTTCCAGTGATTGTGACCTGGCAGAGTATTGCACTGGAACTTCAGAGCATTGCCCAGAAGATACCTTCAAAATGAACGGGAAACCTTGCAACTATAGTCAGGGGTACTGCTACAATGGGCAATGCCCAACACTTCAGCAACACTGCAAGAGACTGTGGGGACCAG CGGCACAAGTAGGCACGGATTCCTGCTTTAATCTAAACCTGGGTGGCATCGAAAGAGCCCACTGCGGAAGGACCAAATACGGCTTTGCGCGTTGCACGCCACA GAATATAAAATGTGGAACATTATTTTGCTCGGGAGGGGATGAGTATCCCATCACTGGGCAGAAGGCCTCCTATACAATGAGGGGAACATGCAACATAGCAGTGGACCAGGATAAGATAAGAGCCCTCGACATGGTCCCAACAGGAACCAAATGTGGAATGAATGAT GTTTGCTATGATCACAAATGCCAAGATGTCAAAGTCTATGGTCAAACGGAGGACTGTTCATCAAAATGCCACAACAATGGG ATTTGCAACAACAAGGGACAGTGCTACTGTAACCCAGGTTGGGCTCCACCCTACTGTGACGTCAAGTATTCAGACGTGCCTCAAG ACCAGTTTGGGGTGGTAGCTGGTGTCTCTGCAGCGATAGCTGTCTTGTTGCTGCTTACTTTCCTGGTTGCAGGACTGATGTGCTGCAAGAAGGACAAGAGAGAGAACTACATTTCCAAAAG GAAAGTCCACTCTACTCCGGGCCAGTTGAACCCAATGTTCCAGGAGAGGAGTGGGAAGGGTAATCCTCTTAGCAAGCCCCTCCAAATCAGCCAACCCACCTTCATGGAGTCATCTGCAACACAAGCCTGCACCCCTCTGTCTGTCACTGTGGTCCCTTCCAGGCCCCCTCCACAG CCACCAAAGAGCTTGCCTGCAGTGCTGCCACAGTCTTGCATTGAACCG ACtaaacccctacctccaccaaaGCCTTTGCCGACTCTGAGGAGCACACCG AAAATCAAGCATGTTGTCCCAGTGCCACCAGTCAAGGCCACAGCACCAATGGTACCCAGCAAATACCCACAG ACCTCAGGAGGAGCATTCCACAAGATTGCACTGAAGCCTCCCCCCATGCCACGTCGATGA
- the LOC139581056 gene encoding disintegrin and metalloproteinase domain-containing protein 8-like isoform X1 has translation MRYTLYIFLLCITYCVVLVKGARTLDHVERYDVVRPQRLTGQVKRSIFSNQVYPDGLQYVLTISGENHTIHLDKNRQLIGRHYTETNYSEDGKRVTTFPNYEDHCYYHGHIQGIEDSSVSVGICSGISGFVRAEQKVYLIEPLGDSADGEHALYRQEHLRANRASCGHSNDSTVYDHDQGPAPRLSGLFKSKGWKSKPITGPERFVEMYLVADYTESKIFGSETKARMLEIANHVDKLYRPLNIRVMLVGLEMWTTRDHIDVTASPENTLDRFLQWRQDDLLKRVKHDNAQFVTGKDFLGDTVGLANKLAMCTGSSGAVNQDHNRNPIGIASTIAHEMGHNLGMSHDTSGCTCGTSLYNDNCVMADRLRSVYPELFSGCSQEQLSDFLERANPSCLLDTPGFDRLYVGPACGNAFLDPGEECDCGTVEECKNPCCDPTTCRLTEGSSCDHGTCCENCQLKQATSLCRTASSDCDLAEYCTGTSEHCPEDTFKMNGKPCNYSQGYCYNGQCPTLQQHCKRLWGPAAQVGTDSCFNLNLGGIERAHCGRTKYGFARCTPQNIKCGTLFCSGGDEYPITGQKASYTMRGTCNIAVDQDKIRALDMVPTGTKCGMNDVCYDHKCQDVKVYGQTEDCSSKCHNNGICNNKGQCYCNPGWAPPYCDVKYSDVPQDQFGVVAGVSAAIAVLLLLTFLVAGLMCCKKDKRENYISKRKVHSTPGQLNPMFQERSGKGNPLSKPLQISQPTFMESSATQACTPLSVTVVPSRPPPQPPKSLPAVLPQSCIEPTKPLPPPKPLPTLRSTPKIKHVVPVPPVKATAPMVPSKYPQQTSGGAFHKIALKPPPMPRR, from the exons ATGCGATACACTCTATATATATTCCTGTTATGCATCACCTATTGTG TTGTACTGGTCAAGGGCGCACGGACATTAGATCATGTGGAGCGCTACGATGTCGTCCGACCTCAGAGACTAACTGGTCAGGTCAAAAGAAGCATTTTCTCAAACCAG GTTTATCCTGATGGGCTACAATATGTATTAACCATTTCTGGAGAGAACCACACAATTCATCTTGACAAGAATAG GCAACTTATTGGGAGGCATTACACTGAAACGAACTATTCCGAAGATGGAAAGCGGGTGACAACATTTCCAAATTATGAG GACCACTGCTATTATCATGGTCATATTCAAGGCATTGAAGATTCATCCGTTAGTGTTGGAATCTGTTCTGGCATTAG TGGCTTTGTGAGGGCTGAGCAGAAGGTCTACTTGATTGAGCCTTTAGGAGACTCTGCCGATGGGGAGCATGCTCTGTACAGGCAGGAGCACCTCAGAGCCAACAGGGCCAGCTGTGGTCACTCCAACGACAGCACGGTCTATGACCATGACCAGGGCCCGGCCCCCAGACTCTCGGGCCTCTTCAAGTCCAAAGGCTGG AAAAGTAAACCCATCACTGGGCCTGAAAGATTTGTGGAGATGTATCTGGTGGCTGACTACACAGAG tCCAAAATATTTGGAAGCGAAACCAAAGCTCGGATGCTGGAAATTGCCAATCATGTTGATAAG TTGTATCGGCCATTGAACATCCGGGTCATGCTGGTGGGGTTGGAGATGTGGACTACCAGGGATCACATTGACGTCACAGCCAGTCCTGAGAACACCCTGGATAGGTTTCTCCAGTGGCGTCAAGACGACCTTCTAAAGAGGGtaaagcatgacaatgcccagtTTGTCAC TGGTAAAGATTTCTTGGGCGATACTGTCGGACTGGCAAATAAACTTGCCATGTGCACTGGAAGTTCAGGTGCAGTCAACCAGGACCACAATAGAAACCCAATTGGCATTGCCTCGACCATCGCTCATGAGATGGGCCACAACCTGGGCATGTCCCATGATACTTCAGGCTGCACCTGTGGGACATCGCTGTACAACGACAACTGTGTCATGGCAGATCGGCTCAG GTCAGTGTACCCAGAGCTGTTCAGTGGCTGCAGTCAGGAGCAGCTGAGTGACTTCCTGGAGAGAGCCAATCCCAGCTGTCTGCTGGACACACCCGGCTTTGACAGGCTGTATGTGGGGCCTGCCTGTGGCAATGCCTTCCTGGACCCtggagaggagtgtgactgtggaACTGTGGAG GAGTGTAAGAATCCCTGCTGTGACCCCACAACCTGTCGCCTCACTGAGGGGTCCAGCTGTGATCATGGAACATGCTGTGAAAACTGCCAA CTTAAACAGGCAACCAGTTTGTGTAGAACAGCTTCCAGTGATTGTGACCTGGCAGAGTATTGCACTGGAACTTCAGAGCATTGCCCAGAAGATACCTTCAAAATGAACGGGAAACCTTGCAACTATAGTCAGGGGTACTGCTACAATGGGCAATGCCCAACACTTCAGCAACACTGCAAGAGACTGTGGGGACCAG CGGCACAAGTAGGCACGGATTCCTGCTTTAATCTAAACCTGGGTGGCATCGAAAGAGCCCACTGCGGAAGGACCAAATACGGCTTTGCGCGTTGCACGCCACA GAATATAAAATGTGGAACATTATTTTGCTCGGGAGGGGATGAGTATCCCATCACTGGGCAGAAGGCCTCCTATACAATGAGGGGAACATGCAACATAGCAGTGGACCAGGATAAGATAAGAGCCCTCGACATGGTCCCAACAGGAACCAAATGTGGAATGAATGAT GTTTGCTATGATCACAAATGCCAAGATGTCAAAGTCTATGGTCAAACGGAGGACTGTTCATCAAAATGCCACAACAATGGG ATTTGCAACAACAAGGGACAGTGCTACTGTAACCCAGGTTGGGCTCCACCCTACTGTGACGTCAAGTATTCAGACGTGCCTCAAG ACCAGTTTGGGGTGGTAGCTGGTGTCTCTGCAGCGATAGCTGTCTTGTTGCTGCTTACTTTCCTGGTTGCAGGACTGATGTGCTGCAAGAAGGACAAGAGAGAGAACTACATTTCCAAAAG GAAAGTCCACTCTACTCCGGGCCAGTTGAACCCAATGTTCCAGGAGAGGAGTGGGAAGGGTAATCCTCTTAGCAAGCCCCTCCAAATCAGCCAACCCACCTTCATGGAGTCATCTGCAACACAAGCCTGCACCCCTCTGTCTGTCACTGTGGTCCCTTCCAGGCCCCCTCCACAG CCACCAAAGAGCTTGCCTGCAGTGCTGCCACAGTCTTGCATTGAACCG ACtaaacccctacctccaccaaaGCCTTTGCCGACTCTGAGGAGCACACCG AAAATCAAGCATGTTGTCCCAGTGCCACCAGTCAAGGCCACAGCACCAATGGTACCCAGCAAATACCCACAG CAGACCTCAGGAGGAGCATTCCACAAGATTGCACTGAAGCCTCCCCCCATGCCACGTCGATGA